The following proteins are co-located in the Camelina sativa cultivar DH55 chromosome 12, Cs, whole genome shotgun sequence genome:
- the LOC104731035 gene encoding acyl-CoA-binding domain-containing protein 3-like isoform X1: MEFMFFLEMLLTALLAFLCSFLLANLFSSANDPSSKKPEIIGVGDEFVTEEVPSVKKMDARVMDSDRNLSVVADENVELVDRFVNGADGVGEVEEATTGNAESRKDREEELVIFTAETESTAVVSPENNAIVEEMMISRGVQVEKSDSAEGIVTEREDSMVRTAGADGSVSPENVVAEEETVLEGEEDRSESTKIGRSGCVENEESRGDVVVAEVEDEVRVEETNTVAETEIDTEGADEEKEELSIEDDDDDWEGIERSELEKSFAAVANLLEESGKSEDIGAESKMDLYGLHKIATEGPCREAQPMAVMVFARAKWNAWQKLGNMSQEDAMEQYLALVSKEVPGLMTGHTVGKMSETETSVCLPPNSGSLEDPTNLDTTAVDESSKMFQGKGETSG, translated from the exons ATggagtttatgtttttccttGAGATGCTTCTCACGGCTCTTCTTGCTTTCTTGTGTTCTTTCCTTCTTGccaatctcttctcttctgctAACGATCCGAGTTCCAAGAAGCCTGAGATCATCGGTGTCGGTGATGAGTTTGTTACAGAGGAGGTTCCTTCTGTTAAGAAGATGGATGCTCGAGTGATGGACAGCGACAGGAATCTATCAGTTGTTGCTGATGAGAATGTGGAGCTTGTTGATCGCTTTGTTAACGGAGCTGATGGAGTTGGTGAAGTCGAGGAAGCGACTACGGGAAACGCTGAATCCCGTAAAGACCGCGAAGAGGAACTGGTGATTTTTACGGCGGAAACTGAGTCCACGGCGGTTGTCTCGCCGGAAAATAATGCGATCGTCGAGGAGATGATGATCAGTCGTGGAGTTCAGGTAGAAAAGAGCGACTCGGCGGAAGGAATCGTTACTGAACGCGAAGATTCGATGGTTCGAACCGCGGGAGCTGATGGTTCGGTCTCGCCGGAAAACGTGGTAGCGGAGGAGGAGACTGTGCTTGAAGGAGAAGAGGATCGAAGCGAATCGACAAAAATAGGAAGAAGTGGTTGCGTAGAAAACGAAGAAAGTAGAGGAGATGTCGTAGTCGCTGAAGTTGAGGATGAGGTTAGGGTTGAAGAGACTAATACGGTGGCAGAGACAGAGATTGATACTGAAGGAGCTGACgaagagaaagaggaattgagtattgaagatgatgatgatgattgggaAGGAATTGAGAGGAGTGAACTGGAGAAATCCTTTGCGGCTGTTGCAAATCTTTTGGAAGAATCCGGGAAATCAGAAGATATTGGTGCTGAGTCCAAGATGGACTTGTACGGACTTCACAAGATAGCCACTGAAGGGCCATGCCGAGAGGCACAACCTATGGCCGTCATGGTCTTTGCTCGTGCCAAATG GAATGCTTGGCAAAAACTTGGAAACATGAGTCAAGAAGATGCGATGGAGCAGTATCTTGCACTTGTCTCAAAGGAGGTCCCTGGTTTGATGACTGGTCATACT GTAGGGAAGATGTCAGAAACTGAAACCTCTGTTTGCTTACCTCCTAATTCAGGGTCATTAGAAGATCCGACCAACTTAGACACAACTGCTGTTGATGAATCCAGCAAAATG TTTCAGGGGAAAGGTGAAACCAGTGGTTAA
- the LOC104731036 gene encoding 3-oxo-Delta(4,5)-steroid 5-beta-reductase isoform X1 → MSWWWAGAIGAAKKKLDDDEPTQSYESVALIIGVTGIVGNSLAEILPLSDTPGGPWKVYGVARRPRPSWNADHPIDYIQCDVSNADDARSKLSPLTDVTHVFYVTWTNRESETENCEANGSMLRNVLRAVVPHAPNLRHVCLQTGTKHYLGPFTNVDGPHHDPPFTEDMPRLQIQNFYYTQEDVLFEEIKKKEGVTWSIHRPNMIFGFSPYSLMNIVGTLCVYAAICKHEGSPLMFPGSKKAWEGFMTASDADLIAEQQIWAAVDDYAKNEAFNCNNADIFKWKHLWKILAEQFGIEEYGFEEGKNLGLVEMMKGKERVWEEMVKENQLLEKKLDEVGVWWFADVILGVEGMIDSMNKSKEHGFLGFRNSNNSFISWIDKYKAFKIVP, encoded by the exons ATGAGTTGGTGGTGGGCTGGTGCCATCGGAGCTgccaag AAGAAACTCGACGACGATGAGCCAACGCAAAGCTACGAAAGCGTTGCTCTCATCATCGGCGTCACAGGAATCGTCGGAAACAGCTTGGCTGAGATCCTCCCTCTTTCCGACACACCCGGCGGTCCTTGGAAAGTCTACGGCGTCGCTCGCCGTCCTCGCCCCAGCTGGAACGCCGATCACCCGATCGATTACATCCAGTGCGATGTCTCCAACGCCGACGACGCAAGATCCAAGCTTTCACCTTTAACAGACGTCACACACGTCTTCTACGTCACCTGGACCAACCGCGAATCCGAGACCGAGAACTGCGAAGCTAACGGCTCAATGCTCCGCAACGTCCTCCGAGCGGTTGTCCCACACGCGCCTAATCTCCGTCACGTTTGTCTCCAGACGGGGACGAAGCACTACCTCGGACCTTTCACCAACGTCGACGGACCTCACCACGATCCGCCGTTTACAGAGGATATGCCGAG ATTGCAGATCCAGAATTTTTACTACACTCAAGAGGATGTTCTGTTCgaagagatcaagaagaaggaaggtGTTACTTGGTCGATACATAGACCGAACATGATCTTTGGGTTCTCTCCTTACAGTTTGATGAACATAGTTGGGACTCTTTGTGTTTATGCTGCCATCTGTAAGCATGAAGGGTCTCCGTTGATGTTTCCTGGGAGCAAGAAGGCTTGGGAAGGGTTCATGACGGCTTCGGACGCTGATTTGATTGCTGAGCAGCAGATTTGGGCGGCGGTTGATGATTATGCGAAGAACGAAGCGTTTAACTGCAACAATGCTGACATCTTCAAGTGGAAGCATCTGTGGAAGATTCTTGCTGAGCAGTTTGGGATTGAGGAGTATGGATTTGAGGAAGGGAAGAATTTGGGGTTGGTGGAGATGAtgaaagggaaagagagagtGTGGGAGGAGATGGTTAAGGAGAATCAGTTGCTGGAGAAGAAGCTTGACGAGGTTGGTGTGTGGTGGTTTGCTGATGTTATACTTGGAGTTGAAGGAATGATTGATAGTATGAACAAAAGTAAGGAACATGGCTTCCTTGGTTTTAGGAACTCCAACAACTCTTTTATCTCTTGGATTGATAAGTACAAGGCTTTTAAGATCGTTCCTTGA
- the LOC104731037 gene encoding F-box protein GID2-like codes for MKRSATNDAQNEKDKKMKSTTTEEEEQGSEIGFSNLDENLVYEVLKHVDARTLALSSCVSKIWHKTAQDERLWELICTRHWANMGCGQNQLRFVVLALGGFRRLHSRYLWPLSSPNPRARVGKDELKLSLSLLSIQYYEKMSFTKR; via the coding sequence ATGAAGCGCTCTGCTACCAATGATGCTCAGAACGAGAaagacaagaagatgaagagtacaacaacagaggaagaagaacaaggctCAGAAATCGGATTCTCGAATTTAGACGAGAATCTAGTGTACGAGGTGTTGAAGCACGTAGACGCGAGAACCTTGGCTTTGTCTTCTTGCGTGAGCAAGATCTGGCACAAGACTGCACAGGACGAGCGCCTTTGGGAGCTGATCTGTACGCGTCACTGGGCTAACATGGGCTGCGGTCAGAACCAGCTGAGGTTTGTGGTCTTGGCTCTCGGTGGTTTCAGAAGACTCCACTCGCGTTACCTTTGGCCACTATCTAGTCCTAATCCCCGTGCTAGAGTCGGTAAGGATGAGCTCAAACTCtccctttctcttctctccatTCAATACTACGAGAAGATGAGTTTTACTAAGAGATGA
- the LOC104731039 gene encoding uncharacterized protein LOC104731039: MTLEDFFTLTEIKDGLTVTSRVEELVSVLQSSSKDSVLKNNNGDVSRQWTAVGSAIAATKNRECLDVFVNLDGLLYFSGWLAEAQLLAKDSVGGSIEESILALLEAIENLGVDSSKLVSSGVWVAVKKLVDHGSSRVQDKARKFFGSLKDKDVNDHSERDIESCNKIHEDEMRVVAASTESSGQKSAVTLSSTQSNNEKHCPGIADEALLSGSSAENNPDHDKGLELKNEKERFDSNTMTETFNSSSTDDIMKEVQEKLSVNEKSSMRETSGPTIFGTMPTGSSSLPYSERDSVEGLSNAPLGDEISKEKQVANYARLLENVGEAVAGTSSSAGHVAVSSDSIIASMELGKNSLLQSSLDSNEVSRNASETICGSHDVSVAHNSKQVPSLTDNIMDNQDSDNSSRLSGGHGRSRKVESDNITNHADNEGRNDDKGDSDRKRRAKRRKKRNSSRSMTISQRLGAIDKTTTDIDLGILDALEVATKVAQEVAREVDSGEPSHSSSEELSDESGQSGSQESRDDDVHTGSPSKGLSVGENHSSEEPRVGDDDVMDEKNDIPESGMMNSDDVEESRLAAAAKSEVGREKSPCGFDLNQDICPDETDVIMSSISTTATPMSVSHSVSSSGMPAAAPLHLERSLSGKGSAATSVFHPALPHKEVPSGDLREKQMICRGIDLNVAELGDDQVEGLTPWNQFPFSSLNSRCGESSHEANLRGSSRFNLDLNSMNEDDDMPPPSESKMETRLFLSHNGQQSASPVSSSSVAQQSGKEVNFDLNDRPQFFSDSRDQGPYHGRNPWNTAPYGGHKLEEPGISILGTKVDVERKDSVSQMASFLSNGKSIEPTGGLYMGRPGNSLGFSPGVSFSPSPIYGYNGLSGPPGLSMSSSPMYVPGTAIPYMVDSRGTPVMMPQIMGSTPYVQPPFPQQHMFMSLAGGSPSMNGSVRPNFDQSSGFGLEIGNRESLSLRQFLSPSQTGAMGEHSGANVEPSTSSSISIGGKRKEPETRWEFPPWR; the protein is encoded by the coding sequence ATGACGCTTGAGGATTTCTTTACCCTAACAGAAATAAAAGATGGACTCACGGTCACTTCTCGTGTTGAAGAGCTCGTGTCTGTCCTGCAGAGTAGTAGTAAAGATTCAGTTTTGAAGAATAATAATGGGGATGTTTCTAGACAGTGGACAGCTGTTGGAAGCGCAATTGCAGCTACAAAGAACAGAGAATGTCttgatgtttttgtaaatttagatGGACTCCTTTACTTTAGTGGCTGGCTAGCTGAAGCGCAGTTGTTGGCTAAGGATTCAGTTGGCGGATCTATAGAGGAGTCAATTCTTGCTTTGTTAGAAGCTATTGAAAATCTAGGTGTAGACAGTTCGAAGTTAGTTTCTTCTGGGGTATGGGTTGCTGTCAAGAAGCTTGTTGACCATGGTAGTTCTCGGGTTCAAGATAAGGCGAGAAAGTTCTTTGGTAGCTTGAAGGATAAAGATGTTAATGACCACTCTGAACGTGACATTGAAAGCTGTAACAAAATCCATGAAGATGAGATGAGAGTTGTAGCAGCCAGCACGGAGAGCAGTGGACAAAAATCTGCTGTTACTCTTTCTTCAACGCAAAGTAATAATGAAAAACATTGTCCTGGAATAGCTGATGAAGCCTTGCTGTCAGGAAGCTCAGCAGAAAACAACCCAGATCACGATAAGGGTTTGGAACTGAAGAACGAAAAGGAAAGGTTCGACTCTAATACGATGACTGAAACTTTCAACAGTTCTTCTACTGATGATATTATGAAAGAAGTTCAAGAAAAACTTTCTGTGAATGAAAAAAGCTCTATGAGGGAGACAAGTGGTCCAACAATTTTTGGTACTATGCCTACTGGTTCCAGTAGCCTTCCTTATTCAGAGCGTGATAGTGTTGAAGGCCTATCAAATGCTCCACTAGGTGATGAGATTTCCAAGGAAAAGCAGGTTGCAAACTATGCACGTTTGCTTGAAAATGTGGGTGAAGCAGTAGCAGGGACATCTAGTTCAGCTGGACATGTAGCTGTGTCTTCTGATTCTATTATTGCCAGTATGGAGTTGGGGAAAAATAGTCTTTTGCAGAGTAGTCTTGATTCAAATGAGGTGAGCAGGAATGCGTCTGAGACGATTTGTGGGTCACACGATGTGAGTGTAGCACATAATAGCAAACAGGTGCCTTCATTGACTGATAATATAATGGATAATCAGGATTCAGACAATTCATCAAGATTATCAGGTGGCCATGGTAGAAGTAGAAAAGTTGAGAGTGACAATATAACCAATCATGCTGACAATGAAGGAAGAAATGATGATAAGGGCGATTCTGACAGAAAGAGGAGAGCAAAGCGGAGAAAAAAACGCAACTCTTCTAGATCAATGACCATATCCCAGCGCCTTGGAGCAATTGACAAAACAACTACTGATATTGATCTTGGTATTTTGGATGCCTTGGAGGTCGCTACCAAAGTCGCACAGGAAGTTGCAAGAGAAGTGGACTCTGGAGAACCTTCTCACAGTTCTTCAGAAGAACTATCTGATGAAAGTGGGCAGTCTGGTTCGCAAGAGTCCCGGGATGATGATGTACATACAGGTTCTCCATCTAAGGGATTATCAGTGGGTGAAAACCATTCCTCTGAGGAACCTCGTGTTGGAGATGACGATGTAATGGATGAGAAGAATGATATACCTGAAAGTGGGATGATGAACAGTGATGATGTTGAAGAAAGCCGCCTAGCAGCAGCTGCTAAATCTGAGGTAGGCAGAGAGAAAAGCCCATGTGGCTTTGATCTTAATCAAGACATTTGTCCTGATGAAACAGATGTCATTATGTCCTCCATATCTACCACGGCTACTCCTATGTCTGTTTCACATTCTGTCTCATCTTCTGGAATGCCTGCAGCAGCACCGTTGCATTTGGAAAGATCTCTTAGCGGGAAAGGATCAGCTGCTACTAGTGTATTTCACCCAGCGTTACCTCATAAAGAAGTTCCTAGTGGGGATTTAAGAGAAAAGCAGATGATTTGCCGTGGTATCGATCTGAATGTGGCTGAGTTAGGTGATGATCAAGTTGAAGGTCTAACTCCCTGGAATCAGTTTCCTTTCTCTTCATTAAACTCTAGGTGTGGAGAGTCTTCACATGAAGCTAATCTCCGGGGATCAAGCAGGTTCAACCTGGATTTGAATAGTATGAACGAGGACGATGATATGCCTCCACCATCTGAGTCGAAGATGGAAACAAGATTGTTTCTAAGTCACAATGGTCAGCAAAGTGCATCACCTGTCTCCTCATCGTCAGTTGCTCAGCAATCAGGCAAGGAAGTTAACTTTGATTTGAATGACAGGCCACAGTTTTTCAGCGATTCACGTGATCAGGGTCCATACCATGGGCGTAACCCATGGAATACAGCTCCCTATGGAGGACACAAGTTGGAAGAACCGGGTATTTCTATCTTAGGTACAAAAGTAGATGTTGAGAGAAAAGATTCAGTATCCCAGATGGCTTCGTTCTTGTCCAATGGTAAGTCCATCGAGCCCACAGGAGGATTATACATGGGAAGGCCGGGAAACTCTTTGGGTTTTTCCCCTGGTGTCTCCTTTTCTCCATCCCCTATTTATGGCTACAACGGATTGAGTGGTCCTCCTGGTTTGTCAATGTCATCATCGCCCATGTACGTTCCTGGAACTGCTATTCCGTACATGGTGGACTCAAGAGGTACGCCAGTGATGATGCCGCAAATAATGGGATCGACCCCATATGTGCAGCCACCATTCCCTCAACAACACATGTTCATGAGCTTGGCAGGTGGATCACCTAGTATGAATGGGTCAGTGCGGCCAAACTTTGATCAGAGCTCTGGGTTTGGACTTGAGATAGGTAACAGAGAGTCGTTAAGCTTGAGGCAGTTTCTATCGCCGTCACAAACCGGGGCTATGGGAGAGCATTCAGGAGCAAATGTAGAGCCCTCGACGAGTTCATCTATTAGCATTGGTGGGAAGCGAAAAGAGCCAGAGACACGTTGGGAGTTCCCTCCATGGAGGTGA
- the LOC104731035 gene encoding acyl-CoA-binding domain-containing protein 3-like isoform X2, protein MEFMFFLEMLLTALLAFLCSFLLANLFSSANDPSSKKPEIIGVGDEFVTEEVPSVKKMDARVMDSDRNLSVVADENVELVDRFVNGADGVGEVEEATTGNAESRKDREEELVIFTAETESTAVVSPENNAIVEEMMISRGVQVEKSDSAEGIVTEREDSMVRTAGADGSVSPENVVAEEETVLEGEEDRSESTKIGRSGCVENEESRGDVVVAEVEDEVRVEETNTVAETEIDTEGADEEKEELSIEDDDDDWEGIERSELEKSFAAVANLLEESGKSEDIGAESKMDLYGLHKIATEGPCREAQPMAVMVFARAKWNAWQKLGNMSQEDAMEQYLALVSKEVPGLMTGHTVGKMSETETSVCLPPNSGSLEDPTNLDTTAVDESSKMGKGETSG, encoded by the exons ATggagtttatgtttttccttGAGATGCTTCTCACGGCTCTTCTTGCTTTCTTGTGTTCTTTCCTTCTTGccaatctcttctcttctgctAACGATCCGAGTTCCAAGAAGCCTGAGATCATCGGTGTCGGTGATGAGTTTGTTACAGAGGAGGTTCCTTCTGTTAAGAAGATGGATGCTCGAGTGATGGACAGCGACAGGAATCTATCAGTTGTTGCTGATGAGAATGTGGAGCTTGTTGATCGCTTTGTTAACGGAGCTGATGGAGTTGGTGAAGTCGAGGAAGCGACTACGGGAAACGCTGAATCCCGTAAAGACCGCGAAGAGGAACTGGTGATTTTTACGGCGGAAACTGAGTCCACGGCGGTTGTCTCGCCGGAAAATAATGCGATCGTCGAGGAGATGATGATCAGTCGTGGAGTTCAGGTAGAAAAGAGCGACTCGGCGGAAGGAATCGTTACTGAACGCGAAGATTCGATGGTTCGAACCGCGGGAGCTGATGGTTCGGTCTCGCCGGAAAACGTGGTAGCGGAGGAGGAGACTGTGCTTGAAGGAGAAGAGGATCGAAGCGAATCGACAAAAATAGGAAGAAGTGGTTGCGTAGAAAACGAAGAAAGTAGAGGAGATGTCGTAGTCGCTGAAGTTGAGGATGAGGTTAGGGTTGAAGAGACTAATACGGTGGCAGAGACAGAGATTGATACTGAAGGAGCTGACgaagagaaagaggaattgagtattgaagatgatgatgatgattgggaAGGAATTGAGAGGAGTGAACTGGAGAAATCCTTTGCGGCTGTTGCAAATCTTTTGGAAGAATCCGGGAAATCAGAAGATATTGGTGCTGAGTCCAAGATGGACTTGTACGGACTTCACAAGATAGCCACTGAAGGGCCATGCCGAGAGGCACAACCTATGGCCGTCATGGTCTTTGCTCGTGCCAAATG GAATGCTTGGCAAAAACTTGGAAACATGAGTCAAGAAGATGCGATGGAGCAGTATCTTGCACTTGTCTCAAAGGAGGTCCCTGGTTTGATGACTGGTCATACT GTAGGGAAGATGTCAGAAACTGAAACCTCTGTTTGCTTACCTCCTAATTCAGGGTCATTAGAAGATCCGACCAACTTAGACACAACTGCTGTTGATGAATCCAGCAAAATG GGGAAAGGTGAAACCAGTGGTTAA
- the LOC104731036 gene encoding 3-oxo-Delta(4,5)-steroid 5-beta-reductase, protein MSWWWAGAIGAAKKKLDDDEPTQSYESVALIIGVTGIVGNSLAEILPLSDTPGGPWKVYGVARRPRPSWNADHPIDYIQCDVSNADDARSKLSPLTDVTHVFYVTWTNRESETENCEANGSMLRNVLRAVVPHAPNLRHVCLQTGTKHYLGPFTNVDGPHHDPPFTEDMPRLQIQNFYYTQEDVLFEEIKKKEGVTWSIHRPNMIFGFSPYSLMNIVGTLCVYAAICKHEGSPLMFPGSKKAWEGFMTASDADLIAEQQIWAAVDDYAKNEAFNCNNADIFKWKHLWKILAEQFGIEEYGFEEGKNLGLVEMMKGKERVWEEMVKENQLLEKKLDEVGVWWFADVILGVEGMIDSMNKSKEHGFLGFRNSNNSFISWIDKYKAFKIVP, encoded by the exons ATGAGTTGGTGGTGGGCTGGTGCCATCGGAGCTgccaag AAGAAACTCGACGACGATGAGCCAACGCAAAGCTACGAAAGCGTTGCTCTCATCATCGGCGTCACAGGAATCGTCGGAAACAGCTTGGCTGAGATCCTCCCTCTTTCCGACACACCCGGCGGTCCTTGGAAAGTCTACGGCGTCGCTCGCCGTCCTCGCCCCAGCTGGAACGCCGATCACCCGATCGATTACATCCAGTGCGATGTCTCCAACGCCGACGACGCAAGATCCAAGCTTTCACCTTTAACAGACGTCACACACGTCTTCTACGTCACCTGGACCAACCGCGAATCCGAGACCGAGAACTGCGAAGCTAACGGCTCAATGCTCCGCAACGTCCTCCGAGCGGTTGTCCCACACGCGCCTAATCTCCGTCACGTTTGTCTCCAGACGGGGACGAAGCACTACCTCGGACCTTTCACCAACGTCGACGGACCTCACCACGATCCGCCGTTTACAGAGGATATGCCGAGATTGCAGATCCAGAATTTTTACTACACTCAAGAGGATGTTCTGTTCgaagagatcaagaagaaggaag gtGTTACTTGGTCGATACATAGACCGAACATGATCTTTGGGTTCTCTCCTTACAGTTTGATGAACATAGTTGGGACTCTTTGTGTTTATGCTGCCATCTGTAAGCATGAAGGGTCTCCGTTGATGTTTCCTGGGAGCAAGAAGGCTTGGGAAGGGTTCATGACGGCTTCGGACGCTGATTTGATTGCTGAGCAGCAGATTTGGGCGGCGGTTGATGATTATGCGAAGAACGAAGCGTTTAACTGCAACAATGCTGACATCTTCAAGTGGAAGCATCTGTGGAAGATTCTTGCTGAGCAGTTTGGGATTGAGGAGTATGGATTTGAGGAAGGGAAGAATTTGGGGTTGGTGGAGATGAtgaaagggaaagagagagtGTGGGAGGAGATGGTTAAGGAGAATCAGTTGCTGGAGAAGAAGCTTGACGAGGTTGGTGTGTGGTGGTTTGCTGATGTTATACTTGGAGTTGAAGGAATGATTGATAGTATGAACAAAAGTAAGGAACATGGCTTCCTTGGTTTTAGGAACTCCAACAACTCTTTTATCTCTTGGATTGATAAGTACAAGGCTTTTAAGATCGTTCCTTGA
- the LOC104731038 gene encoding E3 ubiquitin-protein ligase SP1-like, whose product MFDATITKCLQLLHISNSITTASDHDEVARWYLELSFTDRVLIYITVLGTIMTIVFLILKFLSECDMEDNGMESLPVVAVEEEVPIWTPSEVTGKGDVENASFSSSDDNVDYSTLCVICFEERRNCFFVPCGHSATCRGCAQKILSEESKVCPICRRVIRKAKRLVLKKV is encoded by the exons ATGTTTGATGCAACTATCACAAAATGTCTGCAGCTTCTACATATTTCAAATTCCATCACGACAGCATCCGATCAC GATGAGGTCGCTCGATGGTACTTGGAGCTATCATTTACAGATAGAGTGCTGATTTATATTACAGTTTTGG GGACTATAATGACGATTGTATTTTTGATATTGAAATTCCTGAGCGAGTGTGACATGGAGGATAATGGCATGGAGAGTCTACCAGTGGTggcagtagaagaagaagtccCCATTTGGACGCCGTCGGAGGTTACGGGGAAAGGAGATGTAGAAAATGCGTCGTTTAGCTCGTCTGACGATAATGTGGACTACTCGACATTGTGTGTCATATGTTTCGAGGAACGGAGAAACTGTTTCTTCGTACCGTGCGGTCACTCTGCCACTTGTCGCGGCTGTGCTCAGAAGATCCTGTCGGAAGAAAGTAAAGTGTGTCCGATTTGCCGGAGGGTAATACGCAAAGCTAAGAGATTAGTgttgaaaaaagtttga